A window from Chitinophaga filiformis encodes these proteins:
- the sucC gene encoding ADP-forming succinate--CoA ligase subunit beta: MNLHEYQAKELLKKYNVPVQEGIPVDTPEAAAEAYKQLKVQYGNEFAVVKAQIHAGGRGKGTIRGKEQRGVAVGKNAEDVKTIAGNILGGVLVTIQTGEAGKLVNKVLVAQDVYYPGPNPIKELYLSILLDRAKGQNVIMYSTEGGMDIEEVAHKTPEKIFKELVQPNTTLQPFQARKIAFNFGLSGEAFKNMVKFVTNLYNAYVGLDAAMLEINPLFKTSDDKIIAVDCKLNLDDNALMRHPDLEALRDISEEDPTEVEAGKYNLNYVKLDGNVGCMVNGAGLAMATMDMIKLSGGEPANFLDVGGTANAQTVEAGFRIILKDPKVKAILINIFGGIVRCDRVAQGVIDAYKSIGNITVPIIVRLQGTNAEEAKKLIEESGLTVQSAILLSEAAALVNKAVTA; encoded by the coding sequence ATGAACTTACATGAATACCAGGCTAAAGAACTGTTGAAGAAATATAATGTACCGGTACAGGAAGGGATTCCGGTAGATACCCCTGAAGCGGCGGCAGAAGCTTATAAGCAATTAAAAGTGCAATATGGTAATGAGTTTGCTGTGGTAAAGGCGCAGATCCATGCCGGTGGACGTGGTAAAGGTACCATCCGTGGTAAAGAGCAGAGAGGTGTAGCAGTAGGTAAAAATGCCGAAGATGTAAAAACCATTGCCGGTAACATCCTTGGCGGTGTACTGGTAACCATCCAGACCGGTGAGGCCGGAAAATTAGTAAACAAGGTGCTGGTAGCACAGGACGTGTACTACCCTGGCCCTAACCCCATAAAAGAATTATACCTGTCCATCCTGCTGGACCGTGCAAAAGGTCAGAACGTAATCATGTACTCTACAGAGGGTGGTATGGATATCGAAGAAGTAGCCCACAAAACTCCTGAGAAGATCTTCAAAGAGTTAGTACAGCCGAACACTACCCTGCAGCCATTCCAGGCCAGGAAAATAGCGTTCAACTTCGGCCTGAGTGGTGAGGCTTTCAAAAACATGGTGAAATTCGTGACCAACCTGTATAATGCATACGTAGGTCTGGATGCAGCTATGCTGGAAATCAACCCATTATTCAAAACCAGCGACGACAAGATCATCGCTGTTGACTGTAAACTGAACCTGGACGACAACGCACTGATGCGTCATCCGGACCTGGAAGCGCTCCGCGACATTTCCGAAGAAGATCCAACCGAAGTAGAAGCAGGTAAATACAACCTGAACTATGTAAAACTGGATGGTAACGTAGGTTGTATGGTGAACGGCGCCGGTCTGGCAATGGCTACCATGGATATGATCAAACTGAGTGGTGGTGAGCCGGCCAACTTCCTGGACGTAGGTGGTACCGCCAACGCGCAGACAGTGGAAGCAGGTTTCCGCATCATCCTGAAAGATCCTAAAGTAAAAGCGATCCTGATCAATATCTTCGGTGGTATTGTTCGTTGCGACCGTGTTGCACAGGGTGTTATCGACGCTTACAAATCCATCGGCAACATTACTGTTCCGATCATTGTACGTCTGCAGGGTACCAATGCAGAAGAAGCAAAGAAACTGATCGAAGAAAGCGGCCTGACCGTACAATCAGCTATCCTGCTCAGCGAAGCTGCTGCACTGGTGAACAAAGCGGTTACCGCTTAA
- a CDS encoding DUF4407 domain-containing protein produces MKRFRDFFLFCSGVHVPMLRRAPSETNKYGGIGATIFFTGLLAAFSGGYALWSVFSSPWGAAVFGIIWGLMIFNLDRYIVSGMKKRNNFWSEFGMAVPRLVLAVLIAIVISKPLELKVFEKEINQELIVMEQQVFKTQEDKVKDRFQQRIGVLNAEIAQLNADIQLQATKLDTLQIIAQQEADGTGGSRRQNLGPIYKAKKADADTAAAMLKRITDQNGALIAQKRQELQSIDSTQKATVGGLNRTSIDGLASRLDALGHLTDRSVPVRWANWFIMLLFITIETAPVFVKLISPRGPYDDLLEAHEHAYIIFRKETIEKREREHNKRMMIGQPAVNS; encoded by the coding sequence ATGAAGCGCTTCCGCGACTTTTTCCTGTTCTGCTCAGGGGTACATGTGCCTATGCTGAGACGGGCACCATCAGAAACCAATAAATACGGCGGCATTGGCGCTACTATCTTCTTCACCGGGTTGCTGGCAGCATTTTCCGGCGGGTATGCCCTGTGGTCGGTATTCAGTTCTCCCTGGGGAGCTGCCGTATTCGGGATCATCTGGGGCCTGATGATCTTTAACCTGGACCGTTACATCGTGTCTGGCATGAAGAAACGCAACAATTTCTGGAGCGAGTTCGGTATGGCCGTACCAAGGCTTGTGCTGGCGGTATTGATTGCCATTGTCATCTCCAAACCACTGGAACTGAAAGTGTTCGAGAAGGAGATCAACCAGGAACTGATCGTCATGGAACAACAGGTGTTCAAAACACAGGAAGACAAAGTAAAAGACCGCTTCCAGCAGCGTATCGGTGTGTTAAACGCAGAGATCGCACAATTGAATGCGGACATCCAGCTCCAGGCGACCAAACTCGACACCCTGCAGATCATCGCCCAGCAGGAAGCTGACGGAACAGGCGGATCGCGCAGGCAGAACCTGGGCCCTATCTACAAAGCGAAAAAAGCGGATGCTGATACCGCGGCGGCAATGTTAAAGCGGATCACAGATCAGAATGGCGCCCTCATCGCACAAAAGAGGCAGGAGCTACAGTCAATTGATTCCACCCAGAAAGCGACGGTAGGTGGACTGAACCGCACCAGCATCGACGGCCTCGCATCCCGGCTGGACGCATTGGGTCACCTGACAGATCGTAGTGTACCTGTACGGTGGGCGAACTGGTTCATTATGCTGCTGTTCATTACCATCGAAACAGCGCCGGTATTTGTGAAACTCATCTCTCCCCGCGGACCATATGATGATCTGCTGGAAGCCCATGAGCATGCCTATATCATCTTCCGGAAGGAAACAATAGAAAAGAGGGAACGGGAGCATAATAAGCGCATGATGATCGGGCAACCGGCTGTTAATTCGTAA
- a CDS encoding SprT-like domain-containing protein, protein MKQEAPLNALAAYLPEGTFEQVMAYLTEYKVHLTVTRERQSILGDYRHPDRRGGHRISINGNLNKYAFLITLLHEISHLTTYMQYTNTVASHGKEWKQHFSSILKQFVGKGYLPPDVEMALRQSIQNPAASSCADDDLMRVLKRYDRQKENHFLVEQLAPNQLFRTKDGRVFRRGERIRKRYRCEEVATKRMYLFSPVYEVELVAA, encoded by the coding sequence GTGAAGCAGGAGGCTCCTTTAAATGCATTAGCTGCATACCTGCCCGAAGGAACCTTCGAGCAGGTAATGGCCTACCTCACAGAATATAAGGTACACCTGACGGTGACCCGCGAACGGCAAAGCATCCTGGGTGACTACCGGCATCCCGACCGCAGGGGAGGGCACCGGATCAGCATCAATGGAAATCTTAACAAGTACGCTTTTCTGATCACGTTGCTGCACGAAATATCACACCTCACCACCTACATGCAGTATACCAATACGGTAGCCTCGCATGGGAAGGAGTGGAAGCAGCATTTTTCCAGCATCCTGAAGCAGTTCGTAGGCAAAGGTTATCTTCCACCGGATGTGGAAATGGCTTTACGGCAGAGTATTCAGAACCCGGCAGCCAGTTCCTGTGCGGATGATGATCTTATGCGTGTGCTGAAACGCTATGACAGGCAAAAGGAAAACCATTTCCTGGTAGAACAACTGGCGCCCAATCAGTTGTTCCGTACCAAAGACGGCCGTGTCTTCCGCCGGGGAGAACGTATACGTAAGCGTTACCGCTGTGAAGAGGTAGCGACGAAAAGAATGTATCTGTTTAGCCCCGTCTATGAAGTGGAATTAGTGGCGGCCTGA
- a CDS encoding AtpZ/AtpI family protein, translating to MEDPSSQKKPRKKPDNRLLLKYTGLAFQMMATLGVAVFAGYKIDQRTGWSFPFFLIILSLLALVLILRQIIKDTSRNE from the coding sequence ATGGAAGACCCGTCTTCACAGAAGAAGCCACGGAAGAAGCCTGATAACAGGTTACTTTTAAAGTACACCGGGCTGGCTTTCCAGATGATGGCCACATTAGGCGTAGCGGTATTTGCTGGTTATAAAATAGACCAGCGGACGGGATGGTCGTTCCCCTTCTTTCTGATCATTTTGTCTTTATTAGCTTTAGTCTTAATTTTGCGCCAAATTATCAAAGATACCAGCAGGAATGAGTGA
- a CDS encoding polymer-forming cytoskeletal protein produces MFSNNNRNARSESKSVMPTSNVNIIGSGTSIQGDIVCEGDIRIDGQVNGLVSTKAKIVVGPEGEIIGDLVCQSADILGKVTGIIKVEDLLFLKGNALVKGDLYTAHFEMEPTAKFNGRCYMEPEEVAAANANLKEKNGRPVFTEEATEEA; encoded by the coding sequence ATGTTTAGCAACAACAATCGTAATGCCAGAAGCGAGAGCAAATCAGTAATGCCTACTTCCAACGTGAACATTATTGGCAGTGGAACCTCCATCCAGGGAGACATCGTGTGCGAAGGCGACATTCGCATTGACGGACAGGTGAATGGCCTGGTATCAACAAAAGCTAAAATTGTAGTAGGTCCTGAAGGGGAGATTATCGGTGACCTGGTATGTCAGAGTGCTGACATTCTGGGCAAAGTAACTGGTATTATCAAAGTTGAAGATCTGCTTTTCCTGAAAGGTAATGCACTGGTAAAAGGAGATCTGTACACAGCCCATTTTGAAATGGAGCCAACCGCGAAATTCAATGGTCGTTGCTACATGGAACCCGAAGAGGTGGCAGCTGCTAACGCAAACCTGAAAGAAAAGAATGGAAGACCCGTCTTCACAGAAGAAGCCACGGAAGAAGCCTGA